One window of the Candidatus Diapherotrites archaeon genome contains the following:
- a CDS encoding radical SAM protein → MKILLANPPGPWLRCRWDITVSKNSMKYFPFPVRLAYATAVLKKNGYDAHIIDSTAEELNRRQFIKKFKEFNPDILIWETTASSFDYDLKTIKMLKKLKPSLITAASGYHATPTPREHLKEGYDYVIVGECDYSILDLIKYLNGKLKKIPKGVYAKGHKFVARELIENLDELPWPEREELPMQKYNDPKLNGFNVVLVSSRGCPRGCDFCTVPVYYCKPNYRIRNPKDVVDEMNYLLGKYRPNELYFDDDSFAINEKHAGRICNEIVKRKLKLKWNCMVDAKVSNGLLGLMKKAGCTGVTIGAESADPNVMKHFGKPITREDIIRFVEACRKFKLRSHVCWVLGLPYSTRESDLNTIKFALNLPSDTLQFSICVPFPGTKMYDWCKRKGYLAVSDWRKIKGNDKSITNLPSYSCKEVEGLLDYAVKQWHKKMLSRKPKIILFHLYNLYKYYGLKGVFGVPLKVLREMAE, encoded by the coding sequence ATGAAAATATTGCTTGCAAATCCCCCTGGGCCATGGCTCAGGTGCAGGTGGGACATTACTGTCTCAAAAAATTCAATGAAATATTTTCCTTTTCCTGTCAGGCTTGCTTATGCTACAGCAGTCCTGAAAAAGAACGGCTATGACGCTCACATTATTGATTCAACAGCAGAAGAATTGAATAGAAGGCAGTTCATTAAAAAATTTAAGGAATTCAATCCAGACATATTAATTTGGGAGACAACTGCTTCCTCTTTTGATTATGACCTGAAAACAATTAAAATGCTTAAAAAATTAAAGCCTTCTCTTATAACTGCTGCGTCAGGCTATCATGCGACCCCAACACCAAGAGAGCATTTGAAGGAAGGCTATGATTATGTTATTGTAGGGGAGTGCGATTACAGTATCTTGGATTTAATTAAATACTTGAATGGAAAATTAAAGAAGATTCCCAAAGGCGTTTATGCTAAAGGCCACAAATTCGTTGCCCGTGAACTCATAGAAAACTTGGATGAATTGCCTTGGCCTGAGAGAGAAGAACTTCCCATGCAAAAATACAATGACCCTAAACTGAACGGCTTTAATGTTGTTCTGGTTTCAAGCAGGGGCTGCCCGAGAGGATGCGATTTTTGCACTGTTCCAGTCTATTACTGCAAGCCAAACTACAGAATACGAAACCCAAAAGATGTTGTTGATGAAATGAATTACTTGTTGGGCAAATACCGGCCAAATGAGCTCTATTTCGATGACGACAGTTTTGCAATAAATGAAAAGCATGCCGGGAGAATATGCAATGAAATAGTCAAGCGGAAGCTGAAACTTAAATGGAATTGCATGGTTGATGCAAAGGTGAGCAATGGGCTTCTTGGATTAATGAAAAAGGCTGGCTGTACTGGAGTTACTATTGGGGCTGAGTCGGCTGACCCCAATGTAATGAAGCATTTCGGCAAGCCAATTACAAGAGAAGATATTATAAGGTTTGTTGAAGCCTGCAGGAAATTTAAGCTGAGGTCTCATGTTTGCTGGGTTTTGGGTCTGCCTTACTCAACAAGGGAAAGCGATCTGAATACAATAAAATTTGCTTTGAATTTGCCTTCTGATACACTGCAGTTTTCTATTTGTGTGCCTTTTCCAGGGACTAAAATGTATGATTGGTGCAAGAGAAAAGGCTATCTTGCTGTAAGTGACTGGAGGAAAATCAAAGGGAATGACAAGAGCATTACTAACCTGCCTTCTTATAGCTGCAAAGAAGTTGAAGGGCTTTTAGATTATGCAGTAAAGCAATGGCACAAAAAAATGCTGTCAAGAAAACCTAAAATAATTTTGTTTCAT
- a CDS encoding radical SAM protein, giving the protein MITLVYPRTPELLAGGSSAPLGIQYIASYLAANKIKSEIIDLTFTSWKEYKQRLKQVSPKFIGFSIQTPIAKNGLRAIEIAKKICPHAKVIVGGAHATVDTANMLKNKHVDFLVVGEGEKIFLNIIKGKIKERLVYGEHVEKLDVIPFPNRKLIDYGKYLRMNHEIEIMMSRGCPYNCIFCQPTQRKLFGDKVKLRSPENVVAEIKQIINNYGSNFIFYFLDDTFTWNLDWLKKFCESVKPLKINWKCSTRVNLIDKEKLEMMKDAGCTFINYGVESGSQKILNFMRKGITVKQIKEAFKMTHKAEILCHAFIIIGTPTETKEDLEMTVRLIKEIHPDGIQVSIMTPLIGTDLEKYCLEKAILNIKRLSDYHYCMNDYPIRLENLTKEDLAFYKKKIFLAWSSTKHKNYIKYFKMLSKPRMFLLYLNIYFKRFYKNIKLAVR; this is encoded by the coding sequence ATGATAACTTTAGTATATCCTCGAACCCCAGAATTGTTGGCAGGGGGAAGTTCAGCTCCGTTAGGGATTCAATATATTGCATCTTATTTAGCAGCCAATAAAATAAAATCTGAAATAATTGATTTAACGTTTACAAGTTGGAAAGAATACAAGCAAAGATTAAAGCAAGTGAGTCCTAAATTCATAGGTTTTTCAATACAAACCCCCATAGCAAAAAATGGTTTAAGGGCAATTGAAATAGCCAAAAAGATATGCCCTCATGCTAAAGTTATAGTCGGTGGAGCTCATGCTACTGTTGACACAGCTAATATGCTTAAGAATAAACATGTTGACTTTTTAGTAGTTGGCGAGGGCGAAAAGATTTTTTTAAATATAATCAAAGGAAAAATAAAGGAAAGATTGGTTTACGGAGAGCATGTTGAAAAATTAGATGTAATCCCTTTTCCTAACAGAAAATTAATTGATTACGGCAAATATCTAAGGATGAACCATGAAATCGAGATAATGATGTCAAGGGGTTGCCCATACAATTGCATCTTTTGCCAGCCAACTCAAAGAAAATTATTCGGTGATAAAGTTAAGCTGAGAAGCCCTGAAAACGTTGTAGCAGAAATAAAACAAATAATAAACAATTATGGCAGCAATTTTATCTTTTATTTCCTTGATGACACTTTTACATGGAACTTAGATTGGCTAAAAAAATTTTGTGAATCAGTGAAACCATTAAAAATAAACTGGAAGTGTAGCACAAGAGTAAATCTTATTGACAAGGAAAAACTTGAAATGATGAAAGATGCTGGATGCACATTCATAAATTACGGCGTTGAATCAGGCTCTCAGAAAATACTTAATTTTATGAGAAAAGGCATAACAGTAAAACAAATAAAAGAAGCATTTAAAATGACACACAAAGCAGAAATTCTATGTCATGCATTCATCATAATTGGAACTCCAACAGAAACAAAAGAAGATCTTGAAATGACAGTTAGACTCATTAAAGAAATACATCCTGATGGAATACAGGTAAGCATAATGACTCCATTAATAGGCACAGATCTAGAAAAATATTGCCTAGAAAAAGCAATATTAAATATAAAAAGGCTTTCTGATTACCATTATTGCATGAATGATTACCCAATAAGATTAGAAAACCTTACCAAAGAGGATTTGGCTTTCTATAAAAAGAAAATATTTTTGGCATGGAGTTCAACCAAACATAAAAATTACATCAAATACTTTAAGATGTTATCAAAGCCAAGAATGTTTTTGTTATATTTAAATATTTATTTTAAAAGATTTTATAAAAATATTAAATTGGCGGTAAGATGA
- a CDS encoding class I SAM-dependent methyltransferase gives MKWQDKLVLWKNDKIQPMTQPEVDVRYALSRFDLGRKIIKHLSLKVKGKKVLDASTGTGGIACAFAEGGAKVYGIDVNKYFLEISRQRFKDLKLKPQELKLWNGRRIPYSSEFFDLIICTDTLEHVPDHESFASEMSRVLKKGGSIFVTTEARYFPLFILWNPHDGLPFTILFPRFLRKFIDEKLLGKACVDYHWFTGFSEVKNLFEKHNIQLEKFDYIKIEGFNKLKKKYKLPEFLRGFYNLMMIQCLGVKK, from the coding sequence ATGAAATGGCAGGATAAATTGGTTTTATGGAAGAATGACAAAATACAGCCTATGACCCAGCCCGAAGTTGATGTAAGGTATGCTTTGAGCAGGTTTGATTTAGGCAGAAAAATAATAAAGCATCTTTCATTGAAAGTGAAAGGCAAAAAGGTTTTGGATGCAAGCACTGGAACAGGCGGAATTGCCTGTGCATTTGCTGAAGGGGGGGCAAAAGTGTATGGAATAGATGTCAACAAATATTTTTTGGAGATATCAAGGCAGAGATTCAAAGACCTCAAACTGAAACCGCAGGAGCTGAAATTATGGAATGGGAGGAGAATTCCTTATTCCAGCGAATTTTTTGATTTAATTATCTGCACGGACACATTAGAACATGTTCCTGACCATGAGTCCTTTGCGAGCGAAATGTCAAGGGTTTTAAAAAAAGGAGGCAGCATATTTGTAACAACAGAAGCAAGGTATTTTCCATTGTTTATTCTCTGGAATCCACATGACGGCCTGCCTTTCACTATTCTGTTTCCAAGGTTTCTTAGGAAATTCATAGACGAAAAATTGCTCGGGAAAGCCTGTGTGGATTACCATTGGTTTACGGGCTTCAGTGAAGTCAAAAATTTATTTGAAAAACATAATATTCAATTAGAAAAATTTGATTATATTAAAATTGAAGGTTTTAATAAACTTAAAAAGAAATATAAATTGCCAGAGTTTTTAAGGGGCTTCTATAATCTTATGATGATACAGTGTTTGGGCGTGAAAAAATGA
- a CDS encoding glycosyltransferase: MKEKVSVIIPFYNSEKTIVKCLQGLERQHFNEFNVILVDDGSTDKSLELINEFEKKSRLKIKILKIKHRGPAGARNFGAKKSKAGIIVFLDSDCIAPQDFLKKISEDFKKYCVAGVGGTYRTLNRKSIIARYSGYEIEWRHSRQPEFTDFLGSYCCAYKRSIFLGFNGFNESFPQASGEDPELSFRISKAGRRLLFDKSIFVWHRHPSNLIEYLKKQFWRAYWRMKLYAIHPKKISGDSYTGLEIPFAPLFAAVFVLALILSPFYFDAIYLSLIGFSLLFALYYNFFVFISRKEIQLIPLSFVIIFLRNLVWLSGAVFGLKLFFGNKF, encoded by the coding sequence ATGAAAGAAAAAGTTTCTGTAATAATCCCGTTTTACAATTCTGAGAAAACCATAGTTAAATGCCTTCAAGGCCTTGAAAGACAGCATTTCAATGAATTCAATGTAATATTGGTAGATGACGGAAGCACTGACAAAAGCCTTGAGTTAATAAATGAATTCGAGAAAAAATCAAGGCTTAAAATTAAAATTCTGAAAATAAAGCATAGGGGCCCTGCAGGGGCAAGGAATTTCGGGGCAAAAAAATCAAAAGCAGGAATAATTGTCTTCCTTGACTCTGACTGCATTGCACCGCAGGATTTTCTTAAAAAAATCTCTGAAGACTTCAAAAAATATTGTGTGGCCGGCGTTGGGGGCACTTACAGGACCTTAAACAGAAAAAGCATTATTGCAAGGTATTCAGGATACGAGATTGAATGGCGCCACAGCAGGCAGCCTGAATTTACTGATTTCCTTGGCTCTTACTGCTGCGCCTACAAGCGAAGCATTTTTTTGGGTTTTAATGGTTTTAATGAAAGTTTCCCTCAGGCCTCAGGCGAAGATCCAGAACTTTCTTTCAGGATTTCAAAGGCTGGCCGCAGGCTGCTGTTTGATAAAAGCATTTTTGTCTGGCACAGGCATCCAAGCAATCTAATTGAGTACCTTAAAAAGCAGTTTTGGAGGGCTTACTGGAGAATGAAATTGTATGCAATTCACCCAAAAAAAATTTCAGGGGACTCTTATACAGGCCTAGAAATACCTTTTGCCCCTCTCTTTGCTGCAGTTTTTGTTTTGGCTTTGATTTTAAGCCCTTTTTACTTTGATGCAATTTATCTTTCCTTGATTGGGTTTTCCTTGCTTTTTGCTTTGTATTATAATTTTTTTGTTTTTATTTCAAGAAAAGAAATTCAGTTAATTCCATTGTCTTTTGTCATAATATTTCTTAGGAATTTGGTTTGGCTTTCCGGTGCCGTATTTGGATTAAAATTGTTTTTTGGCAATAAATTTTAA
- a CDS encoding glycosyltransferase, producing MVVSFIIPAHNEEKMIGFALEPLIKLKADCPFIEILVGLDGCTDRTKEVAGEFKEIKLFEFKERKGKHKVLNELVKKARGEICVINDADWIFVARKNDLKKMIECFEDKSIGGLGDHYALTFAPEILKKSNSILFAGEAWNLLFITEYKNKFFTKEINGERFADFGKASYPFFVHFFRKNSVGEATTLADDAERFLQIERKGLKVKLLPFGSKPYFIPAYNSIDLKGILKQRSRGFIAQKQIREKYGSNNFTAKTSLSLFFYALKNLPRVKKPKHVFGVLLWWVLSGISYINYAVRKRNLSTEEGWQLGLSR from the coding sequence ATGGTGGTTTCATTTATAATTCCGGCCCATAACGAGGAAAAAATGATAGGCTTTGCCCTAGAGCCCTTAATAAAATTGAAAGCAGACTGCCCTTTCATTGAAATATTGGTTGGGCTTGACGGCTGCACTGACAGAACAAAAGAAGTGGCTGGAGAATTTAAAGAGATTAAATTATTTGAGTTCAAAGAAAGAAAAGGAAAGCATAAAGTGTTGAACGAATTAGTCAAAAAAGCGCGCGGTGAAATATGCGTTATAAATGATGCTGACTGGATTTTTGTTGCAAGAAAAAATGATTTAAAAAAAATGATTGAATGCTTTGAAGACAAAAGCATTGGGGGTTTAGGAGACCATTACGCTTTAACCTTTGCCCCAGAAATACTCAAAAAAAGCAATTCAATCCTGTTTGCAGGAGAAGCATGGAACCTTCTTTTCATCACAGAATACAAAAACAAATTCTTCACCAAAGAAATTAACGGAGAAAGGTTTGCAGATTTTGGAAAAGCCAGCTATCCCTTCTTTGTTCATTTTTTCAGGAAAAACTCTGTTGGAGAAGCAACAACGCTTGCAGATGACGCAGAGAGATTCCTGCAAATTGAAAGAAAAGGATTGAAAGTGAAACTGCTTCCTTTCGGCTCAAAGCCTTATTTCATTCCAGCATACAATTCAATTGACTTGAAAGGAATACTGAAACAGAGAAGCAGAGGCTTTATTGCGCAGAAACAGATAAGAGAGAAATATGGGTCAAATAATTTTACTGCAAAAACAAGCCTTTCGCTATTCTTTTACGCCCTCAAAAATCTTCCAAGAGTAAAAAAACCAAAACATGTTTTTGGGGTTCTCTTATGGTGGGTTCTTTCAGGGATTTCATACATTAATTATGCAGTAAGGAAAAGAAATCTTTCAACTGAAGAAGGCTGGCAACTAGGATTAAGCCGTTAG
- a CDS encoding radical SAM protein codes for MIGKSFKWLLNPRKNKLPPYMIFFVTSKCNSRCKTCFNWKNLNRKDDLSLEEIKRISENMHELAWLHLSGGEPFLRNDLPEICRVFFENNKAENIAIPTNCLLPEKIYKTTKKILSECSEINLTILLSLDGLEKTHYSIRGVKGNFQKVLKTEKKLRKLKREFPQLSTMVCTVVCNQNYGEMGALMDFVRDEMDVDFHTIEIIRGNPKNPELKPPTAEQMEKLFGEYRENLKAYSSRDKRYYKNSFFMKSFYPLMAFKINSFLNKIQLETLRQERQVIPCLAGKVAGVINSDGSLSLCELLPSIGSLRKANYAFSSVWFSKKADRQRKMIEGEGCYCTHCLFQVRNIIFNPKLYFKVLTA; via the coding sequence ATGATTGGAAAATCATTCAAATGGCTTTTAAATCCCCGAAAGAACAAATTGCCCCCTTACATGATTTTCTTTGTTACAAGCAAATGCAACAGCAGGTGCAAAACCTGCTTTAACTGGAAAAATTTGAACAGAAAAGATGATTTGTCGCTTGAAGAAATAAAAAGAATTTCAGAAAACATGCATGAACTCGCATGGCTTCATTTGAGTGGAGGAGAGCCTTTTCTGAGAAATGATTTGCCTGAAATCTGCAGGGTTTTTTTTGAAAACAATAAGGCGGAAAACATTGCAATTCCAACAAACTGCCTTCTTCCTGAAAAAATATACAAGACAACAAAAAAAATTCTCTCAGAATGCAGTGAAATAAATCTTACAATTCTGCTCTCTCTTGACGGCTTGGAGAAAACGCATTACTCGATTCGAGGAGTAAAGGGTAATTTTCAGAAGGTTCTGAAAACAGAAAAAAAACTTAGAAAACTGAAAAGAGAATTCCCCCAGCTTTCCACAATGGTGTGCACTGTTGTATGCAACCAAAACTACGGTGAAATGGGCGCTTTAATGGATTTTGTAAGGGATGAAATGGATGTTGACTTTCATACAATTGAGATAATTAGAGGCAACCCAAAAAACCCGGAATTAAAGCCCCCTACAGCAGAGCAGATGGAAAAGCTTTTTGGTGAATACAGGGAAAACCTGAAAGCCTATTCTTCAAGGGACAAAAGGTATTACAAGAACAGTTTTTTCATGAAATCATTCTATCCTCTCATGGCATTCAAGATTAATTCTTTCCTAAATAAAATACAGCTTGAGACATTAAGGCAGGAAAGGCAGGTGATTCCATGCCTTGCAGGAAAGGTTGCAGGGGTAATTAATTCAGACGGCAGCCTTTCTTTATGCGAACTCCTCCCAAGCATTGGAAGTCTAAGGAAAGCAAATTATGCTTTTTCTTCTGTGTGGTTTTCAAAAAAAGCAGATAGACAGAGAAAAATGATTGAAGGGGAAGGGTGCTATTGCACGCACTGCCTTTTTCAGGTCAGGAACATAATTTTCAATCCAAAACTCTACTTTAAAGTTCTAACGGCTTAA
- a CDS encoding glycosyltransferase: protein MKVSIVIPCYNPEKTIALTLSSILKSDFPKSQFEVIVVDDGSIDSTRDIVKKFKGVILVQQKHKGPAAARNLGARKAKAGIIAFLDSDCAPEKKWLKIMVKEMMNRETTAVYGSLIDGEKNIYSKAIHLDWAHSLNPKMKKEERVLATSANFCIRKKIFNELNGFDEEVLWTEDTALSIKLKNKNYRIVFLPEAKAKHFHKIKNLKNFLFHRFEHGIGEAYVNLKYDNPFSWSFLFRKNFYEMLLFLPVLFVVSFSFVLWKNLKYSPEVILYAPLLFLGRIYWSAGVMKGVKKFSEAGDK, encoded by the coding sequence ATGAAAGTGTCTATTGTAATTCCCTGCTATAATCCAGAGAAAACAATTGCCCTTACATTAAGTTCAATTCTTAAATCTGATTTCCCTAAAAGCCAGTTTGAGGTCATAGTAGTGGATGATGGAAGCATCGACAGCACAAGGGATATAGTAAAAAAATTTAAGGGGGTAATTTTGGTTCAGCAAAAACATAAAGGTCCTGCTGCTGCAAGAAATCTTGGGGCAAGGAAAGCAAAAGCAGGAATAATAGCCTTTCTTGACTCTGACTGTGCTCCAGAAAAAAAATGGCTTAAAATAATGGTTAAAGAAATGATGAACAGAGAAACAACTGCTGTTTATGGGTCATTGATTGACGGAGAAAAAAATATTTACTCAAAAGCAATCCACCTTGACTGGGCGCATTCACTGAACCCAAAAATGAAGAAAGAAGAGAGAGTTCTTGCAACAAGCGCAAACTTCTGCATTAGAAAGAAAATATTTAATGAATTGAATGGATTTGATGAGGAAGTGCTTTGGACAGAGGATACTGCACTTTCAATCAAACTAAAAAATAAAAATTACAGGATAGTTTTTCTCCCTGAAGCTAAAGCAAAGCACTTTCACAAGATAAAAAACCTGAAAAATTTTTTATTCCACAGATTTGAGCACGGCATAGGGGAAGCATACGTGAATCTGAAATACGATAATCCTTTCTCTTGGAGTTTTCTCTTCAGGAAAAATTTTTATGAAATGCTTCTGTTCCTTCCAGTTCTTTTCGTTGTTTCCTTTTCGTTTGTTTTATGGAAGAATTTAAAATATTCCCCTGAAGTTATTCTTTATGCTCCTCTGCTCTTTCTTGGGAGAATTTATTGGAGCGCAGGAGTAATGAAGGGAGTTAAAAAATTCAGCGAGGCGGGCGATAAATGA
- a CDS encoding anaerobic ribonucleoside-triphosphate reductase activating protein — MKEKMEFKGIQKTTLIDFQGHIASTLFLSKCNFSCPYCQNPLLVRDDKSLVSIPEKEMIELLDERKEFIEGICITGGEPTLYGKELKEFVKRIKRELKLKVKLDTNGNNPLILKELIQEKLLDYIAMDIKGPLDKYDEIARVKVDKKAVQESIDLIMNSGLEYEFRTTIVPEFFSREDAISIGKWLMGAKKYFLQQFNNQTELLDPEFKEKKPYPPEKLKELAQLMKPFFGECGVRGI, encoded by the coding sequence GTGAAGGAAAAAATGGAATTCAAGGGAATACAGAAGACTACTTTAATTGATTTTCAGGGGCACATTGCCTCTACTTTATTTCTTTCGAAATGCAATTTCTCTTGCCCTTACTGCCAGAACCCCTTGCTTGTAAGGGATGATAAAAGCCTTGTTTCAATCCCTGAAAAGGAAATGATTGAACTGCTTGACGAAAGAAAGGAATTCATTGAAGGCATCTGTATTACAGGCGGAGAGCCAACGCTCTACGGCAAAGAATTAAAGGAATTCGTTAAGAGAATAAAAAGGGAATTGAAGCTGAAAGTCAAGCTGGACACTAACGGAAACAATCCCTTGATATTAAAAGAATTAATTCAAGAAAAATTACTGGACTACATTGCAATGGACATCAAAGGGCCTTTAGATAAATACGATGAAATTGCGAGAGTAAAGGTAGACAAGAAGGCAGTGCAGGAGAGCATTGACCTGATAATGAATTCAGGTCTTGAGTACGAGTTCAGGACAACCATTGTACCGGAATTTTTTTCAAGAGAAGATGCAATCTCAATAGGAAAATGGCTTATGGGAGCAAAAAAATACTTTTTGCAGCAATTCAATAATCAAACAGAATTGCTTGACCCCGAATTCAAGGAAAAAAAGCCTTATCCTCCAGAGAAATTAAAGGAATTAGCACAATTAATGAAGCCTTTCTTTGGGGAATGCGGTGTCAGGGGAATCTGA
- a CDS encoding 50S ribosomal protein L11 has protein sequence MPEVKVMVEAGKATAAAPLGPALGPLGVNIGAIVAEINSKTKAFEGIKIPVTIEIDSKKNFTIKVGSPPTSALIKKELNLPKGSPNPKEQIVGDISIEQVIKVAEMKIDSMKSSSLKSAAAEVMGSCYSLGLTVDGVKPDKAIKALKEGKYDSYFN, from the coding sequence ATGCCTGAAGTCAAAGTAATGGTTGAAGCAGGAAAAGCAACAGCAGCAGCTCCTTTGGGTCCAGCGTTAGGTCCTTTAGGAGTAAACATTGGGGCTATTGTAGCTGAAATTAACTCCAAGACAAAGGCTTTCGAGGGAATAAAGATTCCAGTCACAATAGAAATTGACTCAAAGAAAAACTTCACAATAAAAGTAGGAAGCCCTCCCACTAGCGCCCTCATAAAAAAAGAATTAAATCTGCCAAAAGGTTCTCCTAACCCTAAAGAGCAGATTGTAGGAGACATTTCAATAGAGCAGGTCATTAAAGTTGCTGAAATGAAGATTGACTCAATGAAGTCTTCAAGCCTGAAAAGCGCTGCAGCAGAAGTCATGGGCTCCTGTTACTCTTTAGGCCTCACGGTAGACGGAGTAAAACCCGATAAAGCAATTAAAGCCCTGAAAGAAGGAAAATACGATTCTTATTTCAATTGA
- a CDS encoding transcription elongation factor Spt5 — protein MILMIFTLRTTVGQESLVVDILSNKVKEEGLSVYSLSVIPGLKGYVLIEADSELTVRRAIANTPHIKGKGIVGGQVKIEELSSLLEAKPLMKSIKEGMKVELITGPFKGEKARVLRVNPTKEEVTVELLEAAVKIPVTIRAEHIRILKE, from the coding sequence ATGATACTAATGATCTTTACTCTTAGAACAACAGTAGGCCAGGAGTCCTTGGTTGTTGACATCCTTTCAAACAAGGTAAAAGAGGAAGGATTAAGCGTTTATTCTTTGAGCGTTATTCCAGGCCTTAAAGGATACGTGCTCATAGAGGCAGACTCAGAGCTAACAGTAAGGAGGGCTATTGCCAATACCCCTCACATTAAAGGAAAGGGAATTGTGGGAGGCCAAGTAAAAATTGAAGAGCTTTCTTCCCTGCTTGAAGCAAAGCCTTTAATGAAGTCCATAAAGGAAGGAATGAAAGTAGAATTGATTACTGGGCCTTTCAAGGGAGAAAAGGCAAGGGTGCTCAGGGTAAATCCAACAAAAGAGGAAGTCACAGTTGAATTGCTTGAGGCAGCAGTAAAGATTCCTGTGACAATAAGGGCAGAGCACATCAGAATTCTAAAAGAATGA
- a CDS encoding protein translocase SEC61 complex subunit gamma has protein sequence MFNLSPFIESSRRIFTVARKPDREEFMVMIKATGLGILLVAVIGYIMKLIFTFISMGFPKI, from the coding sequence ATGTTTAATTTGAGTCCTTTCATTGAGTCAAGCAGGAGGATCTTCACTGTAGCCAGAAAGCCTGACAGGGAAGAATTCATGGTAATGATTAAGGCAACAGGTCTGGGCATACTATTGGTTGCAGTAATTGGTTACATAATGAAATTGATTTTTACTTTTATTTCAATGGGCTTCCCGAAAATATGA
- the ftsZ gene encoding cell division protein FtsZ — MSEGGKLGPKGKRLPQGEQDEELVRLLEASRAKIRVVGVGGGGCNTVDRMSEIGIHGAETIVMNTDAQDLLSVQAEKKLLIGKKLTKGLGSGSNPSIGEAAAQESIEDVSGILNDSDLVFITCGLGGGTGTGASPIVANIAKGSKALTISVVTLPFTVEGRKRMENALDGLARLRKESDTIIVIPNDKILEIAPDLPVTAAFRVADEVLTNAVKGITEMVTKPGLINLDFADLRTILDKGGAAMIGLGESHAEKATDSRALEAVENALTSPLLDVDISEAARALVNVVGGADMTLREAEMIVEAVSSKINANAHIIWGAMIEEDLPRNQIQAMVVIAGGKFPYLGSGSGAKQLKELYNDEGEIDLGIEFTG; from the coding sequence TTGTCTGAAGGAGGCAAATTAGGCCCTAAAGGAAAGAGGCTGCCTCAAGGGGAACAAGACGAAGAATTAGTGAGATTGCTTGAAGCCAGCAGGGCAAAAATAAGGGTTGTGGGTGTTGGAGGCGGAGGCTGCAATACTGTTGACAGGATGAGTGAAATTGGAATTCATGGAGCTGAAACAATTGTAATGAACACTGACGCTCAAGACCTTCTCTCTGTTCAGGCTGAAAAGAAGCTTCTTATAGGAAAAAAATTAACTAAAGGATTAGGCTCAGGAAGCAATCCTTCTATTGGAGAGGCAGCAGCGCAGGAGTCAATTGAAGATGTTTCCGGGATACTGAATGATTCTGATTTGGTTTTCATTACCTGCGGTTTAGGCGGAGGCACAGGGACTGGGGCTTCACCAATTGTGGCAAACATTGCAAAAGGATCTAAAGCCTTAACAATTTCTGTTGTCACCCTGCCTTTTACTGTTGAAGGAAGGAAGAGAATGGAGAACGCATTGGATGGATTGGCTAGATTGAGAAAGGAGTCAGATACTATAATTGTTATCCCGAATGATAAAATTTTAGAGATTGCCCCTGACCTGCCTGTTACTGCGGCTTTCAGGGTTGCAGATGAAGTGCTCACAAATGCAGTGAAAGGCATAACTGAAATGGTCACAAAGCCTGGGCTGATCAATTTGGATTTCGCTGACCTGAGGACAATACTGGATAAAGGCGGTGCAGCAATGATTGGATTAGGTGAAAGCCATGCAGAAAAAGCAACTGACTCAAGGGCTTTGGAGGCAGTGGAGAACGCTTTGACTTCTCCTTTGCTGGATGTAGACATAAGTGAGGCTGCAAGGGCTTTAGTGAATGTTGTTGGGGGCGCAGACATGACTTTAAGGGAGGCAGAAATGATTGTGGAAGCAGTAAGCTCTAAAATTAATGCTAACGCCCATATCATTTGGGGGGCAATGATAGAGGAAGACCTTCCAAGGAACCAGATCCAGGCAATGGTTGTAATTGCCGGAGGGAAATTCCCTTACCTGGGTTCAGGGAGTGGAGCAAAGCAGTTGAAGGAATTGTATAATGACGAAGGAGAAATTGATTTGGGGATTGAATTCACTGGATGA